The Pelodiscus sinensis isolate JC-2024 chromosome 30, ASM4963464v1, whole genome shotgun sequence genome has a window encoding:
- the LOC102446206 gene encoding olfactory receptor 10G6-like, producing the protein MECGNGSQLTHFVLVGLPYPPELRVPLFLFFLLIYLLTLGGNLLILLAVARERQLHKPMYWFLCHLSFLDMTVSSVVVPKVVAGFLPGGGAISFQGCVAQVYFFHFLGCTECFLYTVMAYDRFLAICKPLRYGVLMSRRVCLLLAAGTWLGGALHSLLETALTFRLPYGRDTQVGYIFCDIPAVLKLACGDTSLNELVTLVDVGFVAMTCFLLILTSYVYIVSAILRIRSAKGRRRAFSTCAAHLTVVVTYYVPLVFIYLRPGSQDPVDRVVAVFYTTVTPFLNPLIYTLRNKEMKAALMRLGGRRLPGLEE; encoded by the coding sequence ATGGAGTGCGGGAACGGATCCCAGCTGACCCATTTCGTCCTTGTGGGGCTCCCGTACCCCCCTGAGCTGCGGGTGCCCttgttcctcttcttcctcctcatctACCTGCTGACGCTGGGCGGGAACCTGCTCATCCTGCTGGCGGTGGCCCGGGAGCGCCAGCTGCACAAGCCCATGTACTGGTTCCTCTGCCACTTGTCCTTCCTGGACATGACGGTCTCCTCCGTGGTGGTGCCCAAGGTGGTGGCCGGCTTCCTGCCGGGTGGTGGGGCCATCTCCTTCCAGGGCTGTGTCGCTCAGGTCTATTTCTTCCACTTCCTGGGCTGCACCGAGTGCTTCCTCTACACggtcatggcctacgaccgcttcCTGGCCATCTGCAAGCCGCTGCGCTACGGCGTCCTGATGAGCCGCAGAGTCTGCCTGCTCCTGGCCGCAGGGACCTGGCTAGGGGGCGCCCTGCACTCACTGCTAGAAACCGCGCTCACCTTCCGGCTGCCCTACGGCCGGGACACCCAGGTAGGCTACATCTTCTGCGACATCCCGGCTGTGCTGAAGCTGGCCTGCGGGGACACGTCACTCAACGAGCTGGTGACATTAGTAGATGTGGGATTCGTGGCCATGACCTGCTTTCTGCTGATCCTGACGTCCTACGTCTACATCGTCTCAGCCATCCTGAGGATCCGCTCTGCCAAGGGCAGGCGCCGGGCCTTCTCCACCTGTGCGGCTCACCTCACCGTGGTGGTCACCTACTACGTGCCCCTGGTCTTCATCTACCTGCGGCCGGGTTCCCAGGACCCCGTGGACAGGGTGGTGGCTGTTTTCTACACCACAGTGACCCCGTTCCTCAACCCCCTCATCTACACACTGAGGAACAAAGAGATGAAAGCTGCCCTGATgagactggggggcaggagactgcCTGGGTTGGAAGAATGA
- the LOC102445962 gene encoding putative olfactory receptor 10D4: MELVNHTMVTHFILLGIPNTDGLQTILFFTFLAFYLCTLLGNMLILSAIFGDPRLHTPMYFFLCNLSIVDLGFSSVSIPKLLASLWAKNRTISVGGCMAQVFFYHFLGSTECLLCTVMAYDRYVAICHPLRYLLIMNRRVCSLLAAGTWITSCFHATILTSLTFTLPYCGSNVVDYFFCDIFPVAKLACADTYIIETVTFTNTGVVPTTCFLLILLSYVRIVYSVVKMNSAEGRRKAASTCTSHLVVVMLFFGPCALVYTQPELSTVMVTAVQLFGYVATPMLNPVIYTLRNKEVKAALRKLRGGLMPAR; this comes from the coding sequence ATGGAGCTGGTCAACCACACGATGGTGACTCATTTTATCCTCTTAGGCATCCCCAACACCGATGGACTCCAGACCATCCTCTTCTTCACTTTCTTGGCCTTCTACCTCTGCACCCTGCTTGGCAACATGCTCATCCTATCAGCCATATTTGGCGACCCCCGtctgcacacccccatgtacttcttcctctgcAACCTCTCCATCGTAGACCTTGGTTTTTCTTCCGTCAGCATCCCCAAATTGTTGGCCAGCCTCTGGGCCAAGAACAGAACCATCTCGGTAGGCGGGTGCATGGCCCAGGTCTTCTTCTATCACTTCCTGGGAAGCACTGAGTGCCTGCTCTGCACGGTCATGGCCTATGACCgatacgtggccatctgccacccactGCGCTACCTGCTCATCATGAACCGCAGGGTGTgctccctcctggctgctggcacTTGGATCACCAGCTGCTTCCATGCCACCATCCTCACCAGCCTGACCTTCACGCTGCCCTACTGCGGGTCCAACGTGGTGGACTATTTCTTCTGTGACATCTTCCCCGTGGCCAAGCTGGCCTGTGCTGACACGTACATCATCGAGACCGTGACCTTCACCAACACTGGGGTGGTGCCCACGACCTGCTTCCTTCTCATCCTATTGTCCTACGTCCGCATTGTCTACTCCGTTGTGAAGATGAACTCAGCCGAAGGGCGGCGCAAAGCGGCCTCCACTTGCACCTCCCATCTGGTGGTGGTGATGCTCTTCTTCGGGCCctgtgccctggtctacacccaGCCCGAGCTGAGCACTGTGATGGTGACGGCCGTGCAGCTCTTTGGCTATGTGGCAACGCCCATGCTGAACCCGGTCATCTACACCCTGCGCAACAAGGAGGTGAAAGCGGCtctgagaaaactgagagggggtCTGATGCCTGCACGTTGA
- the LOC102445727 gene encoding olfactory receptor 10D3-like, translating to MEQANHTVVTHFILLGIPNTDGLQTIFFFTFLAFYLCTLLGNLLILSAILGDPRLHTPMYFFLCNLAVVDLSFPSVSIPKFLAILWAKNRTISLGGCMAQVFFFHLLGSTECLLYTVMAYDRYVAICHPLRYLLIMNRRVCALLAAGCWISSSFHATILSSLTFTLPYCGSNMVDYFFCDIFPVAKLACADTYIIQTVVFTNTGMVPVICFLLILASYMRIVYSVVKMNSAEGRRKAASTCASHLTVVTLFFGPSALIYTQPELNMVMVTAVELFGSVVTPMLNPAIYTLRNKEVKAALRKLTGGQKPAC from the coding sequence ATGGAGCAGGCCAACCACACGGTGGTGACTCATTTCATCCTCCTGGGTATCCCCAACACCGATGGCCTCCAGACCATTTTCTTCTTCACCTTCTTAGCCTTCTACCTCTGCACCCTGCTGGGCAACCTGCTCATCCTATCAGCCATCCTTGGtgacccccgcctgcacacccccatgtacttcttcctctgcAACCTTGCTGTCGTGGACCTTTCATTCCCTTCCGTCAGCATCCCCAAATTTCTGGCCATCCTCTGGGCCAAGAACAGAACCATCTCGCTGGGCGGGTGCATGGCCCAGGTCTTCTTCTTCCACTTGTTGGGCAGCACCGAGTGCCTGCTGTACACTgtcatggcctacgaccggtacgtggccatctgccacccgctgCGCTACCTGCTCATCATGAACCGCAGGGTGTGcgccctcctggctgctggctgctggatCTCCAGCTCCTTCCACGCCACCATCCTCTCCAGCCTGACCTTCACGCTGCCCTACTGCGGGTCCAATATGGTGGATTATTTCTTCTGTGACATCTTCCCCGTGGCCAAACTGGCCTGTGCAGACACGTACATCATCCAGACTGTGGTCTTCACCAACACTGGCATGGTGCCCGTAATCTGCTTCCTCCTCATCCTCGCGTCCTACATGAGGATCGTCTACTCCGTCGTGAAGATGAACTCGGCCGAAGGGCGGCGCAAAGCGGCCTCCACTTGCGCCTCCCATCTGACTGTGGTGACGCTGTTCTTCGGGCCCAGTGCCCTGATCTACACCCAGCCCGAGCTGAACATGGTGATGGTGACGGCTGTGGAGCTGTTTGGCTCCGTAGTGACGCCCATGCTGAACCCGGCCATCTACACCCTGCGCAATAAGGAGGTGAAAGCGGCTCTGAGAAAACTGACCGGGGGTCAGAAGCCTGCATGTTGA